One part of the Phragmites australis chromosome 3, lpPhrAust1.1, whole genome shotgun sequence genome encodes these proteins:
- the LOC133910664 gene encoding uncharacterized protein LOC133910664 — MVYRTCASPGGLGVPENCHAVASPTLGTLRAGSDSAGRSGGGCVSFSTAASTGPFSAAASAGPSSAAVSAGPSSAAVSAGPSSAAASAGPNTAVASVGPVSAAAFVGPVSAAASASPGFAAALASPGSAGALGSGALGLGAGAGLGASGRP; from the exons atgGTGTACCGTACATgtg CCTCCCccggggggctcggggtccccgaaaactgccaCGCGGTCGCCAGCCCCACGCTCGGCACGCTTAGGGCGGGCTCGGACAGCGCCGGACGCTCGGGCGGTGGCTGCGTCTCTTTCTCGACCGCCGCATCCACCGGCCCCttctcggccgccgcgtccgccggccccAGCTCCGCCGCTGTGTCTGCTGGccccagctccgccgccgtgtcTGCTGGccccagctccgccgccgcgtccgccggccccAACACCGCCGTCGCGTCTGTCGGccccgtctccgccgccgcgttCGTCGGccccgtctccgccgccgcgtccgctagCCCCGGCTTCGCCGCCGCGcttgccagccctggctccgccggtGCGCTCGGCTCGGGAGCGCTCGGCTTGGGGGCTggcgccggcctcggcgcctccggccgcccctAG